The genomic region CGGGGTCATCGGGACCGCCTGGCTGGCGGTGACCGTCAACCCGCTCGCCGCCGCCCTCTCCGCCTCGGCGATCCTCTTCTACGTCGGGATCTACACGGTGCTGCTGAAACGCTCCACCCCCCAGAACATCGTCATCGGCGGGGCGGCCGGCGCCGCCCCGGTCCTCGTGGGGTGGGCGGCGGTCACGGGCTCGGTCTCACCCGCGGCCTGGGTCCTGTTCGCGATCATCTTCTTCTGGACGCCCCCCCACTTCTGGGCGCTCGCGGTCCGGTACCGCGAGGACTACGCAGCGGCGGGCGTCCCGATGCTGCCGGTCGTGGAGGGTGTCCCCGAGACCGCCCGGCAGATCCTCCTCTACTCGGTGGTGTGCGCCGGTGTGACCCTGGTCCTGCTCCCGGTCGGGGGGATGGGCCTCCTGTACGCGGCGGCCGCGCTCGGACTGGGAGCCGGTCTCGTCTGGCTGTCCTGGAGGCTCCTGGCCGAGCCGACGTCCGACTCGGCGATGCGGTTGTTCAGGTACTCGATCAGCTACCTCGCCCTGCTCTTCCTGTCGATAGCCGTCGACAGCGTGGTCGCTTAGGTTGTCGCGATGTGCCGCTTGTGTTGTCATGGCTGGCGCCTTCACGCGGTGACCGCCGGACGATGAGAGGGGAACGGATGCACGCATGGGGTCGCAGGCTCCGGACGAGCGGAGCCCTGCTGGTGTTCGGCGGTCTGTCGGCCTGCGCCGACCCGAACGCGCAGGGACGCGGCCTGCTCGAGGGCCGCAACGCCGTCTTCGCGCTCTCGGCCATCTTCGTAGCCGCAGCGGTCGGGCTCATCCTCGGACTGGTCGCCCTGGACCGGGTGCTTCAGAACCGGCGTCGGCTCGCCGAGCTGGGCGCGACGCCGGAGGCGGAGCCCGAGGGCGAGGAGGCCGAGGAGGTCGTCGCCGGGATCCGGGTCGCCAACGCGCGCGTCCCCCGCTGGCTGTACGCGGCCTACCTGGTGCTCCCCCTCTTCGCGCTCGGATACGTCATGAACGCTGCGGAGCTCGCCCCCCGGGCCGCCGAGGAGACGGACGGCACGCCCGCTCCCGTCGGTCCCGCCCGCGAGATCGTCGTCGTCGCCCAGAACGTCCAGTTCGACTCGGAGCGTTACGTCGTCGCGGCGAACACGGAGATCAAGCTCACCCTGGACAACCGAGACAGCGTCCCTCACGACTGGACCCTCTTCACCGACGAGAGCGCTGCCGAGCAGCTCTTCAAGACCGACGTCATCACGGCGGCGACACGTGACTTCACGTTCACGGCCCCCGCCCCCGGGACGTACTACTTCCACTGCACGGTCCATCCGGCGATGGACGGCGAGCTCGTCGCGGAGGAG from Actinomycetota bacterium harbors:
- a CDS encoding cupredoxin domain-containing protein, with the protein product MHAWGRRLRTSGALLVFGGLSACADPNAQGRGLLEGRNAVFALSAIFVAAAVGLILGLVALDRVLQNRRRLAELGATPEAEPEGEEAEEVVAGIRVANARVPRWLYAAYLVLPLFALGYVMNAAELAPRAAEETDGTPAPVGPAREIVVVAQNVQFDSERYVVAANTEIKLTLDNRDSVPHDWTLFTDESAAEQLFKTDVITAATRDFTFTAPAPGTYYFHCTVHPAMDGELVAEEPTSAPDAGAQYTTEVAAVNIQFDTDEIVLPADSQHELQFVNEDTVPHNISIYDSAALTNTIFEGELITAGETTYQIPTPPAGEYYFHCDVHPAMKGTVRVE